In Blastococcus saxobsidens DD2, the genomic stretch CGACAGCGCACGGTCCACGCGTCCGACGCCCTGGGCTCCCCGCCCCGCGACGGGCCGCACGGACTCTCGGCGCAGGGCGCCGGCGACCACCTCTCGGCGGCCGGCGAGCGCGAACCGCTCGTCCGCACGGTGCTCGACGGTCTGCCAGGTGCCGGTGCCGGTGCCGGTGCGGGCTCGGCCACCGGCGGCGCGGCGTTCAGCTCCGCGGCCGAGCAGGCGGTCAGCAGGAGGGCGCCGGGCGGGCTCTCAGATGTCGCGGCGCTGGAACGACAGCGCGGTCAGTCCCCAGACCACGGCGATCCAGACCGCCGCCCACGCCAGGTAGGCCGGCGTCAGCGGAGCGTCGCTGAGGAACGGGAAGCCACCTTCCGGGCCCATCTGGATCAGGGCGGCGGGGTCCTGGAAGGCGTTCATGGCGCCGCGCCACAGGCCGTCGGTGGGCACCAGGATCCGCGACACCGTGCCCACCCGCTCGACGCCCTCGTTGCCCAGGGCTCCGCCGATCCCGCCGACGACGCCCGCGACCCAGGTCGCGCCGAACAGCCCGACCGCGACGATGCCCGACGCCATCGGTGAGACGACGCTGGACAGCAGGAGGGCCAGGGTCAGCAGGACGATGGTCTCGGCGGCGAGCAGCGCGAGCCCGGTGGCCGGCGCCGGGGGCCAGTAGCCGACCACCGCCCGCACGATGAGGATCTGGGCCAGGCCGGCGAGGATCACGTAACCGCAGCCGAAGGTGAGCAGGCCCAGCCACTTGCCCAGCAGGATCGACGAGCGGCGGACCGGCCGGGCGAGGATCGCCAGCGCCTGCCCCGACTCCACCTCACCGGCCAGCGTGGG encodes the following:
- a CDS encoding ABC transporter permease subunit codes for the protein MIALTVAGLTLREAFRRRVVWALLVLTVALLALSGWGFSKLIGLDTDLGTMTSGEARLVASMMLNLIMFGFSLIAAIGTALLAGPTLAGEVESGQALAILARPVRRSSILLGKWLGLLTFGCGYVILAGLAQILIVRAVVGYWPPAPATGLALLAAETIVLLTLALLLSSVVSPMASGIVAVGLFGATWVAGVVGGIGGALGNEGVERVGTVSRILVPTDGLWRGAMNAFQDPAALIQMGPEGGFPFLSDAPLTPAYLAWAAVWIAVVWGLTALSFQRRDI